The Macaca nemestrina isolate mMacNem1 chromosome 12, mMacNem.hap1, whole genome shotgun sequence genome contains a region encoding:
- the LOC105494156 gene encoding mitochondrial glutamate carrier 1 isoform X1, translating into MADKQISLPAKLINGGIAGLIGVTCVFPIDLAKTRLQNQQNGQRMYTSMSDCLIKTIRSEGYFGMYRGAAVNLTLVTPEKAIKLAANDFFRHQLSKDGQKLTLLKEMLAGCGAGTCQVIVTTPMEMLKIQLQDAGRIAAQRKILAAQGQLSAQGGAQPSVEAPAAPRPTATQLTRDLLRSRGIAGLYKGLGATLLRDVPFSVVYFPLFANLNQLGRPASEEKSPFYVSFLAGCVAGSAAAVAVNPCDVVKTRLQSLQRGVNEDTYSGFLDCARKILRHEGPSAFLKGAYCRALVIAPLFGIAQVVYFLGIAESLLGLLQDPQA; encoded by the exons ATGGCTGATAAGCAGATCAG CCTGCCAGCCAAGCTCATCAATGGCGGCATCGCCGGGCTGATCGGGGTCACCTGCGTGTTCCCCATCGACCTGGCCAAGACCAGGCTGCAGAACCAGCAGAACGGCCAGCGCATGTACACAAGCAT GTCCGACTGCCTCATCAAGACCATCCGCTCCGAGGGATACTTTGGCATGTACCGGG GAGCCGCTGTGAACTTGACCCTCGTCACCCCCGAGAAGGCCATCAAGCTGGCAGCCAACGACTTCTTCCGACATCAGCTATCCAAGGATGG GCAGAAGCTGACCCTGCTTAAAGAGATGCtggcaggctgtggggctggcACCTGCCAGGTGATCGTGACCACGCCCATGGAGATGCTGAAGATCCAGCTGCAGGATGCAGGGCGCATCG CTGCCCAGAGGAAGATCCTGGCTGCCCAGGGCCAGCTCTCAGCCCAGGGGGGTGCCCAGCCCTCAGTGGAGGCTCCAGCTGCCCCTCGGCCTACGGCCACCCAGCTGACCCGTGACCTGCTGCGAAGCCGCGGCATTGCTGGTCTCTACAAGGGACTCGGGGCCACGCTGCTCAG GGACGTTCCCTTCTCCGTGGTCTACTTCCCGCTCTTTGCCAACCTGAACCAGCTGGGCCGCCCGGCGTCCGAGGAGAAGTCGCCTTTCTACGTGTCCTTCCTGGCCGGCTGTGTGGCCGGGAGTGCCGCCGCTGTGGCCGTCAACCCCTGTGATG TGGTGAAGACGCGGCTCCAGTCACTTCAGCGAGGCGTCAATGAGGACACCTACTCTGGGTTCCTGGACTGTGCCAG GAAGATCCTGCGGCACGAGGGCCCCTCAGCCTTCCTGAAGGGCGCCTACTGCCGCGCGCTGGTCATCGCACCCCTTTTCGGCATCGCACAGGTGGTCTACTTCCTGGGCATCGCGGAGTCCCTGCTGGGGCTACTGCAGGACCCCCAGGCCTGA
- the LOC105494156 gene encoding mitochondrial glutamate carrier 1 isoform X2, whose translation MLAGCGAGTCQVIVTTPMEMLKIQLQDAGRIAAQRKILAAQGQLSAQGGAQPSVEAPAAPRPTATQLTRDLLRSRGIAGLYKGLGATLLRDVPFSVVYFPLFANLNQLGRPASEEKSPFYVSFLAGCVAGSAAAVAVNPCDVVKTRLQSLQRGVNEDTYSGFLDCARKILRHEGPSAFLKGAYCRALVIAPLFGIAQVVYFLGIAESLLGLLQDPQA comes from the exons ATGCtggcaggctgtggggctggcACCTGCCAGGTGATCGTGACCACGCCCATGGAGATGCTGAAGATCCAGCTGCAGGATGCAGGGCGCATCG CTGCCCAGAGGAAGATCCTGGCTGCCCAGGGCCAGCTCTCAGCCCAGGGGGGTGCCCAGCCCTCAGTGGAGGCTCCAGCTGCCCCTCGGCCTACGGCCACCCAGCTGACCCGTGACCTGCTGCGAAGCCGCGGCATTGCTGGTCTCTACAAGGGACTCGGGGCCACGCTGCTCAG GGACGTTCCCTTCTCCGTGGTCTACTTCCCGCTCTTTGCCAACCTGAACCAGCTGGGCCGCCCGGCGTCCGAGGAGAAGTCGCCTTTCTACGTGTCCTTCCTGGCCGGCTGTGTGGCCGGGAGTGCCGCCGCTGTGGCCGTCAACCCCTGTGATG TGGTGAAGACGCGGCTCCAGTCACTTCAGCGAGGCGTCAATGAGGACACCTACTCTGGGTTCCTGGACTGTGCCAG GAAGATCCTGCGGCACGAGGGCCCCTCAGCCTTCCTGAAGGGCGCCTACTGCCGCGCGCTGGTCATCGCACCCCTTTTCGGCATCGCACAGGTGGTCTACTTCCTGGGCATCGCGGAGTCCCTGCTGGGGCTACTGCAGGACCCCCAGGCCTGA
- the LOC105494155 gene encoding LOW QUALITY PROTEIN: proapoptotic nucleolar protein 1 (The sequence of the model RefSeq protein was modified relative to this genomic sequence to represent the inferred CDS: inserted 3 bases in 3 codons; deleted 1 base in 1 codon), with protein MGVRLRVWLAAPHSISRCPRPLGAVLSILLAGGSRKGSPTSRCLGQRTKEKXGGCSLHSEAGSGPCPTAGARPTALSSAWPPRLGPRTCPQMYGEIPRVRPTWLGLSSLDSGPRHPPWGTRVCGXRARHRRGRARPLTPGQPRIRASAGPGPPVPPARPRCSGSCHLPRPPRDLSPPQPGRTRMGAEGNRRXTHRARRRRRRARLPAPPRARPAPRRGGASARRCARSALGLLRASAPPPGRRGYCAQPGHSHAPTRRLAPGPPYPGRVAVLREEAGPRVPKVLSWFPGLRPLQGQGPAGRG; from the exons ATGGGGGTGAGGCTCCGAGTCTGGCTGGCGGCT CCCCATTCAATCTCCCGCTGTCCCCGTCCTCTTGGGGCGGTGCTTTCTATCCTGCTGGCTGGAGGGTCCCGGAAGGGGTCTCCAACCTCGCGATGCCTCGGCCAGAGGACAAAGGAGA CGGGTGGCTGCTCTCTGCACTCGGAGGCCGGCTCAGGCCCCTGCCCCACTGCTGGGGCTCGGCCGACCGCTCTGTCCTCCGCCTGGCCACCGCGACTCGGGCCACGCACGTGTCCACAGATGTACGGTGAAATCCCACGTGTGCGTCCCACATGGCTCGGTCTCTCTTCCTTGGACTCGGGCCCCAGACATCCACCCTGGGGGACACGTGTGTGCG AGCGCGCCCGGCACCGTCGGGGCCGAGCACGGCCTCTCACGCCAGGGCAGCCGCGGATCCGAGCATCCGCTGGTCCAGGACCCCCCGTCCCGCCCGCCAGGCCACGTTGTTCGGGCAGCTGTCACCTTCCTCGGCCGCCGCGGGACCTCTCGCCCCCGCAGCCCGGCCGCACTAGGATGGGCGCAGAAGGGAACCGCC GCACTCACCGcgctcgccgccgccgccgccgcgctcgCCTCCCCGCCCCGCCGCGCGCTCGGCCAGCACCTAGGCGGGGAGGCGCGTCCGCTCGGCGCTGCGCGCGCTCCGCCCTCGGCCTCCTCCGGGCTTCGGCTCCCCCTCCCGGCCGCCGAggctactgcgcccagccaggccACAGCCACGCGCCCACCCGCCGCCTCGCCCCGGGTCCCCCCTACCCCGGCAGGGTGGCAGTTCTGCGCGAAGAGGCCGGGCCGCGCGTCCCCAAGGTCCTTTCTTGGTTCCCAGGCCTCAGGCCCCTGCAGGGACAAGGACCCGCGGGGCGCGGGTAG